A single Nocardioides sp. JS614 DNA region contains:
- a CDS encoding methane monooxygenase: protein MAVYTAPKRTNLSGNRNFTWFTPAGKRPTEYEDLTVGQQSTPAQYAFQGWPVRFDDGRDPYTEDTTVIRSSDWYTFRDPNETMNRGYITGVNESENAIQRSFASAHTAGLFAYADEGWVRTGLAEHYMTYPFVEYGLFLALCYAEREALSDTATFPIVFEAADKLRHLQGVVYYSFELEKAFPWFDDSGFMEAWLNEPIWQGARKAVENIIALNDWMEIVVAINVCFDQLFGGLAKIEYFSRFAAANGDMVTPILIASAESDSARTENWTTALLEHVLDDSVHGGHNRSVITSWVEKWNAYALEACNAFAPVFDQATTKAATYPAALEDVMRKQSTYLEGLGLSVPGAA, encoded by the coding sequence ATGGCTGTCTACACCGCACCGAAGCGAACCAATCTCTCGGGTAACCGCAACTTCACCTGGTTCACGCCCGCAGGCAAGAGACCCACCGAGTACGAGGACTTGACCGTCGGTCAGCAGTCCACCCCCGCCCAATACGCGTTCCAGGGCTGGCCGGTCCGGTTCGACGACGGTCGAGACCCGTACACCGAAGACACGACAGTCATTCGGTCCTCGGACTGGTACACGTTCCGGGACCCGAACGAGACAATGAACCGGGGCTACATCACGGGAGTTAACGAGTCAGAAAACGCGATTCAGCGATCTTTCGCCAGCGCGCACACCGCCGGACTCTTTGCCTACGCCGACGAAGGCTGGGTCCGGACGGGGCTGGCCGAGCACTACATGACCTATCCCTTTGTCGAGTACGGATTGTTCCTGGCGCTCTGTTATGCCGAGCGAGAGGCCCTGTCGGATACGGCGACCTTTCCGATCGTCTTCGAGGCCGCGGACAAGTTGCGGCACCTCCAAGGAGTCGTCTACTACTCCTTCGAGCTGGAGAAGGCGTTCCCCTGGTTCGACGACTCCGGCTTCATGGAGGCCTGGCTGAATGAGCCGATCTGGCAGGGCGCCCGCAAGGCCGTTGAGAACATCATTGCGCTCAACGACTGGATGGAGATCGTAGTAGCGATCAACGTCTGCTTCGACCAGCTGTTCGGTGGCCTTGCCAAGATCGAGTACTTCAGCCGCTTCGCAGCAGCGAATGGCGACATGGTGACTCCAATCCTGATCGCCTCTGCGGAGTCCGACAGTGCCCGCACCGAGAACTGGACGACCGCACTTCTCGAGCACGTGTTGGACGACTCGGTCCACGGCGGCCACAACCGAAGCGTCATCACCTCCTGGGTGGAGAAGTGGAACGCCTACGCCCTCGAGGCATGCAACGCGTTCGCCCCCGTGTTCGACCAAGCCACGACGAAGGCAGCGACATACCCAGCGGCCTTGGAAGACGTGATGAGGAAGCAGTCCACCTACCTCGAGGGGCTCGGCCTGTCCGTCCCCGGCGCGGCCTGA
- a CDS encoding FAD-dependent oxidoreductase: MRRRLVVVGGGAAGMSAASAARRVDRELEVVVLESGAHAAYGLCGLPYFLSDVVTEVDSLRAYPPTFFQEQRDINLRFGAEVVRIDPERQLVNFRSEGQSEHLHYDKLILTAGATPSLPPIPGLDDDHVFTIRNVAESVRLRCLLDAGHIGHATVVGGGYIGLEVVESFAERGVSVTLIEALPGLMANLDPEFSRRVEEEVRLHAEVRLSSGLVSLVRTDEGLTLSLADGDTIETDVVVVATGVRPASGLGSSIGANTGPHGALLVDEQMRTSVPNVFAAGDCIAPNHIVTGRPTFIPLGPAANKTGRVAGTVAAGGTACFSGVAGTAIVKVFGLGIGRTGLTLAEALSAGYDAQATDAVGRSRAKYFPGSAPIDVRLVHNSDGRLLGAQFVGVGDEVAKRVDVAAVALHAGLSVEDLADLDLSYAPPFAPVYEPILLAANSAVASLKPMEDLAH, from the coding sequence ATGAGACGACGTCTAGTAGTGGTCGGCGGGGGTGCGGCGGGGATGTCCGCGGCATCTGCGGCCAGACGAGTGGACCGCGAACTTGAGGTGGTGGTCCTCGAGTCGGGTGCGCACGCAGCGTACGGGTTGTGCGGCCTGCCGTACTTCCTCTCAGACGTCGTTACGGAAGTCGATTCGCTGCGCGCATACCCGCCAACGTTCTTCCAGGAACAGCGAGACATCAATCTGCGCTTTGGTGCGGAAGTGGTCCGTATCGATCCCGAACGACAGCTAGTGAACTTTCGCTCCGAAGGGCAGAGCGAACATCTCCACTACGACAAACTCATCCTCACCGCGGGTGCAACACCTTCGCTGCCACCGATCCCGGGGCTGGACGACGACCACGTGTTCACAATCCGCAATGTGGCTGAGTCGGTTCGTTTGCGTTGCCTTCTGGACGCCGGTCACATCGGCCACGCGACCGTCGTGGGGGGTGGATACATAGGCCTGGAGGTCGTTGAGTCCTTCGCGGAGCGCGGCGTATCGGTGACCCTAATTGAGGCGCTTCCGGGCCTCATGGCCAACCTTGACCCGGAGTTCTCCCGGCGTGTGGAGGAAGAGGTCCGTCTCCACGCCGAGGTCAGACTGTCGTCAGGGCTGGTATCACTGGTCCGCACTGACGAGGGGCTTACTCTCAGCCTTGCTGACGGTGACACCATCGAGACGGACGTCGTCGTTGTGGCCACCGGAGTACGCCCCGCGAGCGGCCTCGGATCAAGCATCGGTGCGAATACCGGTCCACACGGCGCACTCCTGGTTGACGAGCAAATGCGGACGTCGGTGCCCAACGTCTTCGCTGCTGGAGACTGCATAGCTCCCAACCACATCGTCACTGGCCGTCCGACCTTCATTCCGCTTGGTCCGGCAGCGAACAAGACCGGACGCGTTGCCGGAACGGTGGCTGCCGGAGGAACTGCGTGCTTCTCGGGTGTCGCAGGGACCGCCATCGTGAAGGTGTTCGGGCTAGGAATTGGACGGACTGGGTTGACCCTGGCTGAGGCATTGTCGGCTGGGTACGACGCACAGGCGACTGATGCGGTTGGCAGGTCGAGAGCTAAATACTTCCCAGGCTCTGCCCCCATCGACGTCCGACTGGTTCACAACAGCGACGGACGATTGCTCGGCGCCCAGTTCGTTGGGGTCGGTGACGAGGTCGCCAAGCGGGTCGACGTCGCTGCCGTCGCGCTGCACGCCGGGCTCAGCGTCGAAGATCTCGCAGATCTGGATCTTTCCTACGCACCTCCTTTCGCGCCTGTCTACGAGCCGATCCTGCTCGCCGCCAACTCCGCGGTCGCGTCGCTTAAACCCATGGAAGACCTGGCGCATTGA
- a CDS encoding CoA transferase subunit A translates to MPFFMDTDKLVTLEEAAGRVRDGDVVALGGGLSARLPMALVRELVRQGRRDLHLVGSAHGIDVDLLVAAGAVSVCEESYVGFEQDLGLAPAYRRAAEGGDIRLAESCCVTMLTQLRAAEAGVPFLPVRGVKGSDIRRLHPEYAEITCPFTGEVLIAVPALSPDVALIHASLGDRRGNLHFDKPYVLDERFASASQLVIATVERMVSTEEVAEAGVTVPAHLVTAVAEAPFGAHPTSCYPEYAYDRNHLRDYVAAAATAEGASEYLAHYVTGAPTELAYRKLVGEENLERLTGWDKSTHAWKELFA, encoded by the coding sequence ATGCCGTTCTTCATGGACACCGACAAACTCGTCACCCTCGAGGAGGCAGCGGGACGCGTGCGCGACGGCGACGTCGTCGCGCTCGGGGGTGGGCTTTCCGCAAGGTTGCCCATGGCCCTGGTGCGGGAACTCGTCCGTCAAGGCCGTCGCGACCTCCACCTCGTCGGCTCGGCGCATGGGATCGACGTAGACCTGCTGGTTGCGGCGGGAGCAGTGTCGGTCTGCGAGGAAAGCTACGTCGGTTTTGAACAAGACCTTGGTCTCGCTCCGGCGTATCGGCGGGCCGCGGAGGGCGGAGATATCCGTCTTGCCGAAAGTTGCTGCGTGACGATGCTCACCCAGCTCCGGGCCGCCGAAGCCGGCGTCCCATTCCTTCCCGTCCGCGGGGTCAAGGGGTCCGACATCCGCCGACTGCATCCCGAGTACGCCGAGATCACGTGCCCGTTCACCGGAGAGGTGCTCATCGCAGTACCTGCCCTTAGCCCCGATGTGGCCTTGATCCACGCCAGTCTGGGCGATCGCCGAGGCAACCTGCACTTCGACAAGCCTTACGTTCTCGACGAACGGTTCGCCTCCGCCTCCCAGTTGGTGATCGCCACCGTCGAGCGGATGGTCTCGACCGAGGAGGTTGCCGAAGCCGGAGTCACCGTCCCCGCCCATCTGGTCACAGCTGTCGCCGAAGCACCATTCGGCGCCCATCCGACCTCGTGCTACCCGGAGTATGCCTACGACCGGAACCACCTGCGCGATTACGTCGCGGCGGCGGCCACCGCGGAGGGTGCCTCGGAGTATCTGGCGCATTACGTCACAGGCGCGCCGACCGAGTTGGCATACCGCAAGCTCGTCGGCGAGGAGAACCTCGAACGGTTGACCGGCTGGGACAAATCCACGCATGCCTGGAAGGAGCTCTTCGCATGA
- a CDS encoding acetate--CoA ligase family protein — MRLLSDPLASVFRPSRVALVGASDRPGSTGALLWENLRGFVGDVYPVNGSGRPVDGVRAYTTLLEIPYPIDLAVLVVPATAVPAVVQDAAARGIPACVVITAGFAEAGPGGERLQAEVMKIARVGGVRIVGPNCFGVQNAAVGLNASLSPAMTGGSGSLSLVTQSGAYGMALHSLAEDENLCFDKVYATGNKADFTDTELLDYLASDGGSGPICFFLESLPDGRAFVDMARRVTRTRPVIVCRTGRSADGSRAARSHTASLAGQQRVWSEAFAQAGITVTRTGLEMLDAARALDRSCPPAGYRIGIVTNSGGTGVELTDLLTDEGLEVPLLSPTLQSTLEKTLPELASPANPVDLTTAWQRFPELYPFAVDQLARSGEVDAVIAVLLQRSASEPVATGVAMAVQQLRSAGVDVPVYVCWVAAQSARANAAPLRSAGVAVFEWPERAAKAVAHAARHGQRRKSGAARVSPEVAAADKPGTPDDAAAWLGPREAATLLSKHEMPLAPWSLCATTAAALRAAESLGYPVVLKAIHPDLLHKAAGDGVRLGLTDPDLVTSAAELLFGLRDGVQLLVQPQLQGVEVIVGGVRDPEFGPVVLVGMGGTNVELQDDVVLALAPLSLEEAEGMLRRLKGASLLVGNRGPRVDLTSLADAICRLGELLVDRPDVTEVDLNPVLARHDGCTVVDWRIRTSQSS; from the coding sequence GTGCGCCTGCTGAGCGATCCGCTCGCAAGTGTTTTCCGCCCGAGCCGGGTCGCCTTGGTCGGCGCGTCGGACCGTCCGGGCAGTACCGGCGCCCTGTTGTGGGAGAACCTCCGCGGATTCGTCGGCGATGTGTACCCCGTCAACGGGTCTGGACGACCCGTTGATGGGGTCCGCGCCTACACCACGCTGCTGGAGATCCCCTACCCCATCGATCTCGCCGTCTTGGTTGTGCCCGCCACGGCAGTCCCAGCCGTCGTTCAGGATGCCGCGGCGAGGGGCATCCCGGCATGTGTAGTCATCACCGCTGGATTCGCCGAGGCGGGACCAGGCGGTGAGCGCTTGCAGGCCGAGGTAATGAAGATCGCCCGCGTGGGGGGCGTACGAATCGTCGGGCCCAACTGCTTCGGAGTCCAGAACGCCGCGGTCGGTCTCAACGCCTCCCTCTCGCCTGCGATGACCGGCGGATCCGGCTCGCTGAGCCTGGTTACCCAGTCGGGTGCGTACGGGATGGCTCTGCACTCGCTCGCGGAGGACGAGAACCTGTGCTTCGACAAGGTCTACGCCACGGGTAACAAGGCGGACTTCACCGACACCGAACTGCTCGACTACCTGGCCTCCGATGGTGGCAGCGGGCCGATCTGCTTCTTCTTGGAGTCTCTGCCCGATGGTCGGGCGTTTGTGGATATGGCACGCCGTGTCACGCGGACCCGACCCGTGATCGTATGCCGAACCGGACGCTCCGCAGACGGGAGTCGCGCAGCACGCTCGCACACCGCCAGTCTGGCAGGCCAGCAACGGGTGTGGTCCGAGGCGTTCGCACAGGCTGGCATCACTGTGACCAGAACCGGACTGGAAATGCTGGACGCAGCGCGTGCGCTCGACCGTAGTTGCCCTCCGGCCGGGTACCGGATCGGGATCGTAACAAACTCCGGAGGCACCGGCGTCGAGTTGACCGACCTCCTCACGGACGAGGGACTGGAGGTTCCGCTCCTCAGTCCGACCCTGCAATCCACGCTCGAGAAGACTCTGCCGGAGCTCGCGAGTCCGGCCAACCCGGTGGACCTGACCACCGCTTGGCAACGCTTTCCCGAGCTGTACCCATTCGCTGTCGACCAGCTTGCCCGCAGCGGTGAGGTGGACGCCGTGATCGCCGTTTTGCTCCAACGCTCGGCGAGCGAACCGGTCGCGACCGGAGTGGCGATGGCCGTGCAACAGTTGCGCTCCGCCGGAGTCGACGTACCGGTCTATGTGTGCTGGGTCGCGGCCCAGAGTGCCCGGGCGAACGCGGCACCGTTGCGTTCGGCTGGCGTTGCTGTTTTCGAGTGGCCCGAGCGCGCGGCAAAGGCCGTCGCGCATGCCGCCCGCCATGGCCAACGGCGCAAGTCCGGAGCTGCGCGGGTTTCCCCGGAAGTTGCCGCGGCTGACAAGCCTGGGACCCCGGACGACGCCGCCGCGTGGCTCGGGCCGCGCGAGGCCGCGACCTTGTTGTCCAAACACGAGATGCCCCTCGCTCCCTGGTCCCTGTGCGCGACCACCGCTGCAGCGTTGCGTGCGGCTGAGTCCTTGGGATACCCCGTCGTACTCAAGGCAATCCACCCAGACTTGCTGCACAAAGCCGCAGGTGACGGAGTCCGCCTTGGCTTGACCGATCCCGATCTCGTTACGTCGGCCGCCGAGCTGCTCTTTGGACTTCGCGACGGCGTGCAGCTGCTCGTCCAGCCCCAACTGCAAGGCGTCGAAGTAATCGTCGGCGGCGTGCGCGACCCTGAGTTTGGCCCCGTGGTGCTCGTTGGAATGGGCGGAACGAATGTCGAGCTTCAGGACGACGTCGTGCTCGCCCTCGCGCCGCTTAGCCTCGAGGAAGCCGAGGGGATGCTGCGGCGTCTCAAGGGTGCATCCCTACTCGTCGGGAACCGGGGACCACGTGTGGACTTGACCTCACTCGCAGACGCTATCTGCCGGCTCGGCGAGCTGTTGGTGGACCGCCCGGACGTCACCGAAGTCGATCTCAACCCCGTGCTGGCGCGTCACGACGGGTGCACTGTCGTGGACTGGCGAATTCGGACCAGCCAGTCGTCCTGA
- a CDS encoding DUF7714 family protein, with product MIEDPAPNLITRPYRGLSVQQVDVDLTEAALVDHLLGREAYRRTDFLLLHRDEAWALVAIEKSSTDPLFSPIVDLRVLAGPDQVVMIDSPETDVGNASALAAVADAHRQDGALAYAVRGRFEHINFIWQPAPLVIRVTEVVPPWPAKLLSMAQQVVDFDEDLPPIRLELDAVDITSLAQENPASVYLLPCRGSGVDIAGEVDFLDTRPPARRDWLLVGCERSLQFHRHFYGDEPSRVDLCPRRRTGDGPGTLTLTKCCLIERGLELEPGVAVVPWGSNLDEVRLALRHLVGLPPPGAPVTAGPMVEVLG from the coding sequence GTGATCGAAGATCCGGCTCCCAACCTGATCACCCGCCCCTACCGCGGCCTATCAGTGCAGCAAGTCGACGTTGACCTCACTGAGGCAGCCTTGGTCGACCATCTCCTCGGCCGTGAGGCCTACCGACGAACTGACTTCCTGCTACTTCATCGTGACGAAGCGTGGGCGTTGGTCGCCATCGAGAAGTCGTCAACCGACCCTCTGTTCTCACCGATCGTCGACTTGCGCGTGCTTGCTGGTCCTGACCAGGTTGTGATGATCGACTCTCCCGAGACCGACGTTGGGAATGCTTCGGCACTCGCGGCGGTAGCGGACGCGCATCGGCAGGATGGGGCATTGGCCTATGCCGTCCGGGGCCGCTTCGAGCACATCAACTTCATCTGGCAGCCTGCCCCGTTGGTCATCCGGGTGACCGAGGTTGTCCCCCCTTGGCCCGCGAAGTTGCTATCCATGGCACAACAAGTGGTGGATTTTGACGAGGACTTGCCGCCGATTCGCCTCGAACTCGATGCCGTGGACATCACCTCGCTCGCCCAGGAGAACCCAGCAAGCGTCTACCTGTTGCCTTGCCGAGGCTCCGGCGTAGACATCGCCGGCGAGGTCGACTTCCTCGACACCCGGCCGCCAGCGCGACGAGACTGGCTACTCGTGGGGTGCGAACGGTCCCTGCAGTTCCACCGTCACTTCTACGGTGACGAGCCCAGTCGCGTTGACCTGTGCCCGCGTCGCCGTACCGGGGATGGTCCCGGCACCTTGACACTCACGAAGTGTTGCCTGATCGAGCGCGGACTCGAGTTGGAGCCAGGAGTTGCGGTTGTTCCTTGGGGCTCAAATCTTGACGAAGTGCGGTTGGCGCTGCGCCACCTGGTGGGTCTCCCTCCCCCGGGCGCACCCGTCACGGCCGGACCGATGGTTGAGGTACTCGGATGA
- a CDS encoding cobalamin-independent methionine synthase II family protein: MLLPTTMVGNYPNPRWYDGSGFATFPKGEFVYDAISREAFEDAVGAIVHDQEAAGLDIISDGKVYGGDSPYGQILYHYTERMTGYKNSGPPIGLPIYSTLYAPTCVGEVRREAPLHLANLRATRKATKKPVKISYVGIQVLAAATNNQFYKETKELGMAIAKAFNEDFKELADNGCDIIQIDEFVWPYGMGDWEIEVLNAAVEGVSSQIWVHTCWGNYSGTPGYFPDDEDTEFGAWVLDHRPTDAPAPQAAVPIFPEVLGANIDALNYEVGRTGPDDLKLLVDNNWEKDFVAGIIDVKSTVTETADEVADRIRAVLEFVPAERLGLSTDCGLINLPRMISAGKLRALADGAAIVRKELTAQQA, translated from the coding sequence GTGCTTCTGCCAACCACCATGGTCGGCAACTACCCCAACCCCCGCTGGTACGACGGCAGCGGGTTCGCGACGTTCCCCAAGGGCGAGTTCGTCTACGACGCGATCAGCCGAGAGGCATTCGAGGACGCCGTCGGCGCCATCGTCCATGACCAGGAGGCCGCCGGCCTCGACATCATCAGCGACGGCAAGGTGTACGGCGGGGACTCGCCGTACGGTCAGATCCTCTACCACTACACCGAGCGGATGACCGGCTACAAGAACTCCGGCCCGCCGATCGGCCTGCCGATCTACTCCACGCTGTACGCGCCCACGTGCGTCGGTGAGGTGCGCCGCGAAGCCCCGCTCCACCTGGCCAACCTGCGCGCCACCCGCAAGGCAACCAAGAAGCCCGTGAAGATCTCCTATGTGGGCATCCAGGTGCTGGCCGCGGCGACCAACAACCAGTTCTACAAGGAGACCAAGGAACTGGGCATGGCTATCGCCAAGGCCTTCAACGAGGACTTCAAGGAGCTCGCTGACAACGGCTGCGACATCATTCAGATCGACGAGTTCGTCTGGCCCTACGGCATGGGCGATTGGGAGATCGAGGTGCTGAACGCTGCGGTCGAAGGCGTCAGCTCCCAGATCTGGGTGCACACCTGCTGGGGCAACTACTCCGGCACACCCGGCTACTTCCCCGACGACGAGGACACCGAGTTCGGCGCATGGGTTCTCGACCACCGCCCGACCGATGCGCCGGCTCCCCAGGCGGCCGTTCCGATCTTCCCCGAAGTCCTCGGCGCCAACATCGACGCCCTGAACTACGAGGTCGGACGCACCGGCCCGGACGACCTCAAGCTCCTGGTTGACAACAACTGGGAGAAGGACTTCGTCGCCGGCATCATCGACGTCAAGAGCACCGTGACCGAAACCGCTGACGAGGTCGCCGACCGGATCCGCGCGGTTCTCGAGTTCGTGCCCGCCGAGCGTCTCGGACTCAGTACCGACTGCGGCCTCATCAACCTGCCCCGCATGATCTCCGCCGGCAAGCTGCGCGCCCTCGCCGACGGCGCCGCCATCGTCCGCAAGGAACTCACCGCGCAGCAGGCCTGA
- a CDS encoding phosphosulfolactate synthase, with product MHEKPDFLDLPTRDTKPRISGLTHVLDKGMPLRSLDALLEQAADLIDVLKVGWGIAYIDPQIAERAHLCRQAGVTLCLGGTLLEVSAANGRIPELARWAHRVGIGAVEVSNGLERMSCDEKRILVRDLSGEFVVLAETGAKDGHTPVTAHLWVDEMEADLAAGATLVIAEGRESGTVGLYHPDGTPRVDLAEAIAERISLDRVIFEAPAKSHQTWFVSRFGPHVGLGNIGSDEVIALETLRLGLRADTALLAGPARIGVPS from the coding sequence ATGCACGAGAAGCCTGACTTTCTCGACTTGCCCACGAGGGACACAAAGCCACGGATCAGCGGGCTTACCCACGTGCTCGACAAGGGCATGCCGCTGCGGTCTCTGGACGCCCTGCTGGAGCAGGCAGCCGACCTCATCGACGTCTTGAAGGTCGGTTGGGGCATCGCCTACATCGACCCGCAGATCGCAGAGCGTGCGCATCTTTGTCGACAGGCCGGCGTGACCCTCTGTCTTGGAGGGACTCTGCTGGAAGTGTCGGCTGCCAACGGGCGGATTCCCGAGCTGGCTCGTTGGGCGCACCGGGTCGGGATCGGGGCAGTCGAGGTCTCCAATGGCCTCGAGAGGATGTCTTGTGATGAGAAGCGAATCCTGGTCCGTGACCTCTCTGGCGAGTTTGTTGTTCTCGCTGAGACCGGCGCGAAGGACGGCCATACGCCCGTCACTGCTCACCTTTGGGTCGACGAAATGGAGGCCGATCTAGCCGCAGGCGCAACTCTCGTCATTGCCGAAGGACGCGAGAGTGGAACCGTTGGGCTGTATCACCCTGACGGAACACCCCGGGTGGACCTGGCCGAGGCAATTGCGGAGCGCATTTCCCTCGACAGGGTGATCTTTGAGGCGCCTGCCAAATCTCACCAGACTTGGTTCGTCAGCCGGTTCGGGCCCCATGTTGGCCTTGGCAATATCGGATCTGACGAGGTCATCGCATTGGAGACCCTCCGACTGGGGCTGCGGGCCGACACTGCCTTGCTCGCCGGACCGGCGCGGATTGGTGTGCCCTCGTGA
- a CDS encoding SDR family NAD(P)-dependent oxidoreductase, whose protein sequence is MSTRFEGKVAIVTGAGSGIGRATAELLATEGGAIGVLDLRIEAAEETVAAITAAGGRAIALAANVADTAEVEAAVAKVVAEYGGLHVLYNNAGCDSKGSVADASDADWERAMAVNAKGTFVCSRAAVPHMAASGGGAIVNQGSVAALVGVPNFAAYCAAKGAVVALTRSMAVDLAPVKIRVNVICPGTVFTPLMEPMLRARGDGDLEAGLAKTLVKYPIGRLGTPEEIARVAAFLASDDSSFLTGSVIAADGGMTAQ, encoded by the coding sequence ATGAGCACAAGGTTCGAAGGCAAGGTCGCGATCGTCACTGGGGCAGGCTCCGGGATCGGACGGGCGACCGCCGAACTGCTCGCCACCGAAGGCGGCGCCATAGGCGTACTTGACCTGCGCATCGAGGCCGCGGAGGAGACTGTCGCGGCCATCACCGCCGCTGGAGGCCGTGCAATTGCCCTCGCCGCCAACGTGGCCGACACCGCTGAAGTCGAAGCGGCCGTCGCCAAGGTCGTGGCGGAGTACGGCGGTTTGCACGTGCTCTATAACAACGCCGGCTGCGACTCCAAGGGGTCGGTCGCGGACGCCAGCGATGCCGACTGGGAGCGCGCGATGGCGGTCAACGCCAAGGGCACTTTCGTCTGCTCGCGCGCGGCAGTCCCCCACATGGCCGCCTCGGGAGGCGGTGCCATCGTCAACCAGGGATCGGTGGCCGCCCTCGTAGGCGTGCCCAACTTCGCCGCGTACTGCGCCGCCAAGGGAGCTGTCGTTGCGCTCACTCGGTCGATGGCCGTCGACTTGGCGCCAGTCAAGATCCGGGTCAACGTGATCTGCCCGGGGACCGTCTTTACCCCGCTGATGGAGCCGATGCTTCGGGCACGAGGCGATGGTGATCTCGAGGCCGGTCTGGCCAAGACACTCGTGAAGTACCCCATCGGACGGCTGGGCACTCCCGAGGAAATCGCTCGGGTTGCAGCGTTCCTCGCGTCCGACGATTCCTCCTTCCTGACCGGTTCCGTCATCGCCGCCGATGGCGGAATGACAGCGCAGTAG
- a CDS encoding CoA-transferase subunit beta, producing MTFTIDEWFVVTLARTIKDREAVFHGFGSPCAQVAMHVARHTHARDMLLVEGATYAVNPEPEFIPPTGNDLALQHRAVYQLRFEEFFDAAIRGDIDRMFLSGGQIDAWGNTNVTAVGPIERPKVKLGGGGGGCNLAATIKNLTLWTTRHGSGRTLVEQCDFVTDMGHRTKEGTRTELGFTGGGPEWLVTELGVFDFPQGRARLRQTYPDVTLDQVTDATGFSFEVAGDLKHVPFPSAAELAALRSVDPLGVRRQEFSSTELKRVFEHGSGASCAC from the coding sequence ATGACTTTCACGATTGACGAATGGTTCGTGGTAACTCTCGCGCGCACGATCAAAGATAGGGAGGCGGTGTTCCACGGCTTCGGCAGCCCCTGCGCGCAGGTAGCCATGCACGTGGCGCGACACACCCACGCCCGGGACATGCTGCTTGTCGAAGGAGCGACGTACGCGGTCAATCCTGAGCCCGAGTTCATTCCGCCAACCGGCAACGACCTGGCGCTGCAGCACCGGGCCGTCTACCAACTTCGGTTTGAGGAGTTCTTCGATGCCGCGATCCGCGGCGACATCGACCGAATGTTCCTCTCCGGCGGGCAGATCGACGCTTGGGGCAACACCAATGTGACTGCAGTGGGACCTATTGAGCGCCCCAAGGTGAAGCTCGGAGGAGGAGGTGGCGGCTGCAACCTCGCGGCCACGATCAAGAACCTGACCTTGTGGACAACCAGGCACGGCTCCGGACGGACCCTCGTTGAGCAGTGCGACTTCGTAACGGACATGGGTCACCGAACCAAAGAAGGCACCCGCACTGAGCTGGGCTTCACCGGTGGAGGGCCGGAGTGGCTCGTCACTGAACTAGGAGTCTTCGACTTCCCACAGGGGCGGGCGCGCCTTCGTCAGACGTACCCTGACGTGACCCTCGATCAAGTGACTGACGCCACCGGGTTCTCCTTCGAAGTCGCGGGCGACCTGAAGCACGTGCCTTTCCCAAGCGCGGCCGAGCTTGCGGCTCTCCGATCCGTCGATCCGTTGGGCGTGCGCCGACAGGAGTTCTCCTCCACCGAGCTCAAACGCGTCTTTGAGCATGGGTCGGGAGCCTCGTGCGCCTGCTGA